CAGAACCGGGGTTGCCATCAACAGCAATATTCCAACGCGCATGACCTGCATGCCAAGCGGTCCAGAAACTGCCGCCCAGAGCAGCAAACCAATCAGCAATAAAGCTATAGACCCATAGGCCCCGATGCGCAGAATGAGCGCTACCCAGCGGTCGGTGCTTTTGCTTCCTTGGTTTTCTGGGGTGAATTTCTCAGACGCCATCAATTCAGCCCTCCTGAAGCAATACGCAGTGCCATCTGGACAGCCAGAAAAATCATCACCCCGATAAGCAGGAACTGCACATATACAGCATGAAGGCGCGGAGCCAACCGCGCTCCCAACATGGATCCGGAGAACACGCCGATGACAAGAGGCACAACCACCTCGAGACGGATATCGCCGCGCCCGTAGTAAATGTAGGCGCTGGTGGCAGCAGTCACACCAATCATGAAGTTGCTGGTGGCAGTAGCCACCCGCAGAGGAACACCCATAAACAGATACATCACAGGAACTTTGATCAAGCCTCCGCCCACCCCCAAAAGGCCGGAGAATGCCCCCGCCACGAACGAAGCAGCTAACCCGAGTGGGTAGCGGCGCACCGTGTAAGCGGACACCTCAGTTTCCGTCTTCTTGGAACGCGCGCTCCACAT
The DNA window shown above is from Terriglobales bacterium and carries:
- a CDS encoding DUF1634 domain-containing protein → MASEKFTPENQGSKSTDRWVALILRIGAYGSIALLLIGLLLWAAVSGPLGMQVMRVGILLLMATPVLRIITLLFLYLHARDWKYALISFTVLLIVIVSSLLGIKL
- a CDS encoding sulfite exporter TauE/SafE family protein; translated protein: MTLVSTLILAVVGFLAGSLGAVVGLGGGIIIIPVLALYFHLPFPQAIGASLVSVIATSTATSSVHVERHVANMKLGMTLELSTTLGAALAAMVAHSIHRRILGMLFIAFIGYSAFSLLRHMWSARSKKTETEVSAYTVRRYPLGLAASFVAGAFSGLLGVGGGLIKVPVMYLFMGVPLRVATATSNFMIGVTAATSAYIYYGRGDIRLEVVVPLVIGVFSGSMLGARLAPRLHAVYVQFLLIGVMIFLAVQMALRIASGGLN